In Ostrea edulis chromosome 6, xbOstEdul1.1, whole genome shotgun sequence, a single window of DNA contains:
- the LOC125648039 gene encoding oxidoreductase HTATIP2-like produces MTTEDNDQAAQFRQEGHVAFVVGYTGATGKELVKALSTTSLFKRVVLLGRRKTNVTEKLGNEFEEIIVDFEHLENHEDVFTGCDVGFNCLGTTRSKGGKEGFLRVDHDYVIKTAEFAKAKGCKRFLHVSSQGSDKDSWFLYTKTKGLVEEELQNLQFEHLAIFRPGFLLCEREETRIGEKIAACCFSPCICCCLKYSAMPTETLGLAMVRRACRPNGTVEIIDNPTIHYIAT; encoded by the exons ATGACTACAGAAGACAACGACCAGGCGGCGCAGTTTCGACAGGAAGGCCACGTGGCTTTTGTGGTCGGCTACACTGGGGCGACAGGAAAAGAATTAGTTAAAGCACTGTCGACAACGTCACTCTTCAAACGTGTCGTGCTGCTCGGAAGACGAAAAACAAACGTCACGGAAAAGCTCGGAAACGAATTC gAAGAAATAATTGTTGACTTTGAACATCTAGAAAATCATGAAGACGTATTCACAGGATGTGATGTTGGTTTCAATTGTCTTGGAACCACTCGATCCAAAGGTGGAAAG GAAGGTTTTTTGAGAGTTGACCACGATTATGTCATAAAGACTGCTGAGTTTGCTAAGGCCAAAGGATGCAAACGTTTCCTCCACGTCTCTTCTCAAGGAAGCGATAAAGACAGCTGGTTTTTATACACAAAGACAAAG GGACTTGTCGAGGAGGAACTTCAGAATTTACAGTTTGAACATTTAGCGATATTTCGCCCCGG GTTCCTGTTGTGTGAACGCGAAGAGACACGGATCGGTGAGAAGATTGCTGCTTGCTGCTTCTCGCCATGCATTTGCTGCTGTTTGAAATACTCGGCCATGCCGACTGAGACTTTGGGACTGGCAATGGTGAGAAGAGCCTGTAGGCCGAATGGCACAGTAGAGATTATTGATAATCCAACTATTCATTATATTGCTACATAA
- the LOC130047253 gene encoding uncharacterized protein LOC130047253 — translation MLQYWFRAGVPWEDLYADDLVIISNSLEECVSRLLTWKEAMERKDPDSECLGTTRPIDGRPQKEVQVGTDKLEVVASFCYLCDMLSAAGGCVLSTITCVKTAWNNFRELLPVLSSRHLSYKTRGRLYSTYVRRAMLYVSETWLLPKPDLLRLRLNDRAMVRQICRIKPEDMASVRSSELLARLGIDDLDAISCGRRGYVGLGTLLDPVAQSIMSLI, via the exons ATGTTACAATACTGGTTTCGAGCAGGAGTGCCCTGGGAGGACCTTTATGCCGATGACCTTGTCATCATTTCAAATTCCCTGGAAGAATGTGTCAGTAGACTGTTGACCTGGAAGGAGGCAATGGAGAGGAAGGATCCGGACTCAGA ATGCCTGGGAACTACTCGACCAATAGATGGGAGGCCACAGAAGGAAGTTCAAGTTGGAACAGACAAGCTAGAGGTAGTAGCTTCCTTCTGCTACCTATGTGACATGCTGTCTGCGGCTGGAGGATGTGTGCTCTCAACGATCACTTGTGTGAAGACGGCCTGGAATAATTTCAGGGAACTGCTGCCTGTCCTCTCTTCCCGTCATCTTTCCTATAAGACCCGTGGCAGGTTGTACAGCACATATGTGCGTAGGGCGATGCTGTATGTAAGTGAGACGTGGCTTTTGCCAAAACCGGATCTCCTTCGCCTACGACTAAATGACAGAGCCATGGTCAGACAGATTTGCAGGATAAAGCCAGAAGACATGGCTAGTGTCAGATCAAGCGAGCTACTGGCACGACTTGGGATCGATGACCTCGACGCTATATCCTGCGGAAGAAGAGGCTACGTTGGTTTGGGCACGTTGCTAGATCCAGTGGCGCAATCAATAATGtctttaatatga